DNA from Felis catus isolate Fca126 chromosome B3, F.catus_Fca126_mat1.0, whole genome shotgun sequence:
gaagaaagtaataCCCTGAGGCTTGTTGATTTTTCTGGTAGGAATTCTAATGTAGTCTTAGACTCCAAGGTTTTTAGACAAAGCTACAGGTTATTTCCAATACATTTCCTGCTATTATAatataattagttaattaattgaATTATAATGTGATTAATGTaattgtaatataatatataatttcaccTGTTGTCTAGatcttttaagattctttaattCTAAAACACAAAGTGGTTGTTGATTCTGTTGAAGTACTGACTAGCCTATTTTCTGAAAGTTCAAGCATAATTTATGGGAGAGAATTAATGCCGTGCATACACTTTTAGGATTGCCTTTCAAGtgagcatttaacaaaatacatcCCAAGGCAAGCTCATCTGATCATGTTTTATGCATGGTTTTCAGAGAGTGAAAGTCACTCCTCAGGGGTATTGTAATTAGAAGATAGGCATAGGGATAGAAAATAGTGTTGAGTTCCTATTCTAGATTTATAATCACTGTATGCCAGGGATGTACCCTTAGCACATTTGGCATATTTTTAAGGAACTCTGAGACCATTTGGATCTTGGGAAGACgtttcattaatttgttcttttttatgtgtgtatatatatacaatttactcagtttttttttttctttagttacaAGTTACCATACGGACTAAAAACGTAGAAAAGCCTCATAAATACCTTCCTTTTCTAAAATTCCATAGTATTGTTTTGTTATGGACCCGGCAGAAAGAGTTCgtctgagggtttttttgttttttttttttaagttctttattttgattttcattaaaaaatccgCTTCATTTCAAGTTTCTCTTCCTGGAGTCAGTTACATGGATTTCACCCTGTGGTAACTTTTGAAGAAATGGAATTCGCTGTTTTTCCTGGGTCTTCTTTTCTAAGCAGGTCCATTTCCCTTACTCAGAATCTTAGCACTCACTCTTGGGGCGACCCGAAAAAGCACCTTGGCACCTCCCACTTGGGGCGGGAACGAATCACAAGCTTCTGCAAAGTTGATGGACGGGACGGTACTGAGCCAAGCCTCGTTGCTGTCATCGCTGGACACTGGCGATTGGTTGCGGGGGTACGGCGCGGAACCAATGGGAGCGGCTTCCCGGCAGAGTCCGTGGAGCGCGCGGGAAAGAGACCAATATAAACTGTGGCGGGAGATTCGTTTTCGGGTCCTTGTCCAGTTAAACACCCTCGGTTGGGAAGTCATTGATTGCTCCCCTCTCCTCGCGTTTGAATATGGTGCGGACTAAAGCGGACAGTGTCCCAGGCACCTACAGAAAAGGTGAGGAGGTTGAGCAaggcagtggggggcagggggttctCCCGGCAGCCCCTCTGCGAGCGGGAGAGGCCAGGGCTCCCCACCGCCCTTTGAGCCAAATGGTCCAGCCGTTCAGGAAGCAGCGGCCTGGCCCCTTTACCAAGAGGGAGGAGCGGCACGGCCAGGGGATGGTTGGCCTGCTGTACTGCATCGCGGAGCTCTCCTCACCAGGTGGCGGGGTCGGGGACCGTGGTGAGAACGTGGCACTGAGACTCGGTGTCGGAACCTTACAGCCCTGTTTTGaatgcctcctttcctctccacaGTGGTGGCTTCTCGAGCCCCCAGGAAGGTGCTTGGTTCCTCCACTTCTGCCAGTAATTCCGCATCGCTTTCGTCGAGGAAAGGTAAAAAGCGCCCCTGCAACCCCTGGAGGAACCTCCAAAGAGGATCAGGCCGGGCACCGCAGTTCTCCTGACCTGCAAGCCCGTTGACCCACCTTGGAATTTATTTTCCTGATATTCTCACACTCGAGTTTCTTTCTTGCCCTCTGATATAGTGAGGGGGCTTTGGCTGCCTGACAGGTTGGGGTAAAGGTGGGGGTCACAAGGAAAAGAATCTCAGGCCTCAGGGTTAGGGATGGACACGATTTATCTTcaaacctgtttttcttttctagtttagcgtttttatttttaatactgacAGATGTCCTTTTCTTGTAGGAGGCTATTTAAGCTCTCTTTTACTAGATTAAGAATTAATCTAGTAGTTGATCGTGCTAATCAAGTTGTCTGCTTAGCGTAAacgtttttgttttcatttctgcatgtttttttgtttgttttttggcatgatgtctgtgtgtgtgtgttttccaacTGTGCAGCTCCTGATACCGCCTTTGGGACATTAGGAGGGAAAACTTGGCCCGATGAAATAGCTTCACACTACTCCTTCTGTGCAAGGAGAGGTTGAGAAAATACTGTGCCATCTGGTGCCTCATTCCTTTCCTAGGAAGTTGAGCAGTTAGGAAGATTAATTCCACAAGGCCTAGTTAAGAACATACAAGAAAGCACTGTGAAGAACTTCATGGGTTCTTAAGTTAACTTAAACTTCCCCCTGTTCCAAATTAGAAACAACTTaccaaaaaatatatgcatgtgtgtactAATTTGCTCTCTTTAGATATAAAGGAGCTGTAGGTCAAAAGTATAAAGGTGATGAATTTATTGAGAATATTCCATACCCTGTAccattaaattccagttagggCTACATCCCATTGTCTGGTCCACTGTTGTATCGCCAGAGTCAACTGAATAGGCCCTTAATGAACTTATGTTAGCCAAATGCACCCCTTAAGGCATTTTAaagatctctatttttttttaaaagtttatttatttatttttgagggagagaaagcagaggaggggcagagagagagggagagggagaatcccaagcaggctccaaaccgtcagcacagagccagacccagggATCAGACtcaaacctagagatcatgacctgagctgaaatcaagagtcagactcttaatcaactgagccacccaggttccctttttgttttctttaacaggTAGAGTTTGTGACAAATGTGTTTAAAGCAAAAGATCTATGTAGTGACTCAGTAATTTGCTCATCTTGCTATTCTAACCATTACTTAATTAGGAGGCAGAAATTTTCCCTCtatattactgttttaaaataatcaggaatcggggcatctggttggctcagttggtagagcatgtgactatatcacggtcatgagttcaagccctagaTTGGAcgtagaacttactttaaaaaaatcaggactTGGATTTACCTTATGAACTGAAAAGGAGCCAATAGCTTTGAAAAGTGAAACCTAATTTTGTGGAAACTTTCACACTGCTGTATatttgttttgcctttcacaGGTGCTTTAACTAAATGACTTTGTTAAGTAAAATTTTGGTGGTTTACACTACACTGTGCTACCTCATATTAGGAAAAAATGTGTCATGTTTTAATATGACAATGGGTAAGACTATTTGAATAGTTATTCGTCATCGcacattttctaattattttaagatGAATGTAATACCATATACTCTTTAGATTTGATGTTAAAGAATTGTTTCCCTTTAAGGAATGGCAGTTGTATCCTTAGTTCTTACTTACTTCcatctgtttatattttatagttgaaaATAAGTATGCCGGAGGGAATCCAGTTTGTGTGCGCCCAACTCCCAAGTGGCAAAAAGGAATCGGAGAATTCTTTGGGCTGTCCCCTAAAGATTCTGACAAAGAGAATCGAATTCCTGAAGAGGCAGGAAGCAGTGGCttaggaaaagcaaaaagaaagtaaGTTTCACATTctggaatataaagaaaatacttatattctttaaaaaatttttttaatgttttatttctttttgagagagagagagagagagagagagacagagtgcgagtgggggaggggcagggagcgagggagacaactgaaactgaaacaggctccaggctctgagttgttagcacagagccgaacTCAGgtctcaaacccataaactgtgagatcatgacctgagcggaagttggatgcttaaccgactgagtcacccacgtgcctGAAAATTCTtatattcttgaaaataaaagacaagtggAAATTGAGTAACTTTGAAGTTTCTCCCTGAACAGATAAGAAAACACAAACCAGAGGTTTTTTCAAACTTGTACTACTCTCTTATTCTAAGTCACTCCCGAATTTCAAACATCAGTGAAAGGTATTATTTTTACTCCTTTCAGTCACCCAAAGAGGATCAGTTCCCAATCAGATGATAAGTGCTATATTATTAACCATGAACTTCCtgtctttattctttaatttttactgtctattttttataatcttttttcaaaaaagaaatttctatgtTGGTTTATCTAGCATCAATTCTATTATGTCCACACCTCAAAAAACTACTAGTTCAGCCTCTACAAGAAATAAATAACCAATGTAGAAAGgttagaaaatccagaaattttCATCACTTAGAAAATCACAACTAACACCATGGTGTATTTTCTTTCCAACttctctaaaaatacataaaaatactttaaaaataaaacaaggtggGAATAAAACTGCATGCATACAAAGTTGAGTGTACacgctttttaattttttttttttcaacatttatttatttttgggacagagagagacagagcatgaacgggagaggggcagagagagagggagacacagaatcggaaacaggctccaggctccaagccatcagcccagagcctgacgcggggctcgaactcacgggccgtgagatcacgacctggctgaagtcggacgcttaaccgactgcgccacccaggcgcccctagtgtacACGCTTTTTAAAGAAGATTATTAAATCATGCTTTTTAAGCCTTTAATGTCAGGAGTATGCTCGTGACAGAGGTTAAGCAAAAATTCAGCACTCAAAAGTACAATTTTTATGCTGTAAAAACATACTAAGTATCAATAGCGATTATTTCTGGGTAAAAATCTCTCCTCCTACTCATTCAGTGCTACCAACTTTCAACAACAAACATACTTCTAAGAATTGGGACAAAAAATAAtgctacttgaaaaaaaaaaggccaaggaAAGCTGCTTTGTAAAAAATAGACTTATAAATAATAGGATCCAGGCTCTTTAAGCAATTTGGAAAAGTTGTGATTCAAACACAAATTATTTGACTGGAGGTATGGGGAATGGTGAGCATGGGTGGCCACATGGTGCCATATCACTGTCATTATGCCCCTCAATTTATgaccctgctagctctctctcctGTACCAGCCAGGAGCCTGTGATCCTCCAGCACACCAAGCAGCAAGTCTGACCCAGGGCACAGTGACTAACGTGGGCAAGAGAATGGTGGCCATGCTCAGTCTGGGACTGCTGTTTCTGGCACTGTTCTATTGACACAGATTTATTCACGCATTCCTTTAACTAGTATACCAGGTCCTCTGTCTGAGCCCACAATGTCCACCTGTGCCCTGCAGTTAGCAGCCATTTTCCTTGTGGTCTTGCTTGCTTTTCTATATTTCTACTCTTAGACCCAGGCCAAAGAACTCTATTGTTCACCATTGCATATTCTAAAGCCCAATCCATATGGTGACTAGAAGTCCAATGTGACAAGGAAAACACAGGTCTTCATCAGATCTACTAATTCCACTCTTTATTATGTGAGTCCCCAATTGTACTGACTTACAGAGCATCTGAAGGATTTCACCAGATAACAAATGCTAATATTAAATCTGCTGGGAGTTTCACATACAAGACTGAAGAGAGACAAACATTGAAAATTAATGATGTgaccaggagcacctggctggctccgacttcaactcaggtcatgatctcacggttcgtgagtttgagccccatgtctggctctgtactgacagctcagaggctgtagcctgctttggattctgtgtcttcctctctctgctcctcccttgctcaagctctgtctttgtctctcaaaaataaataaacattaaaaaaatttttttttaaagaaatagacacTCCATGAAATTTTTGGTTCACGTTTTCACACACTGATGCTTAAATGTTACAGTATCCAATATGGCCATAATAGGCTTAAGAAGTGttaaatcggggtgcctgggtggcccagtcggttgagcgaccgactttggctcaggtcatgatctcacagtttgtcagttcgagccctgcattgggctctgtgctgacagctcagagtctggagcctgcttctgattctgtctccctctctctgtccctcccccactcatgctctgtctgtctctctctgtctcagaaataaataaacattaaaaaaaaaaaaaagagaagtgttaAATCAAGTTAAAccatctctatttatttatttatttatttatttatttatttatttatttatttagtacaagtgggaaaggggcagagagagagagaggaaaagagaaaaatcccaagtaggctccatggggctcaatgcagggcttatcatgaaccatgatatccttacctgagttgaaatcaagagttggatgcttaactgactaatcCTCCAGGCAccctagatttttttaagtaatctctacactcaatgtggggcttaaacctataatcccgagatcgagagtcacggGCTGACTCATCAATGCTCCAtggactgaaccaaccaggcacaCCTTTTTGgcaatctttacacccaacatggggttcagacTTAACAACCCTGAAGTCATGAGTtgtatgctcttctgactgagccagccaggctcccctgttaTGAGATATTTAAAAGGAATGTCAAACTCTAGATCAGTAACTAAATTTTGGATTTTAATAGACTTACTTTCATGATCCTGTAAGTTTATTCCAGTTCCCTGTCACTGTTTGGTACCttgttctttctcattctgaTATGACAGGCTAATAGTCAATATTAGGTACAGAATATATTACAACCCTCTTGAATTATTTGTGACTTCTtctaaggaaacaaaatatttggcAATGTAGCCAAATATGACTACATTAATCATAACAATAAAACCTATATTACAAGCTTTCAATTATATGGAgaaaaattacacatatattcTCATAAAGAATTTTGATCCATGGTGTAATAAAATTTGTGACATAAAACTAAGTAATAGAGGTTTATATTATTCCTTTAGGCCCCTTGCttagatttgtttgttgaagaaaGTTGTATCTCTTTATTGATAGTAAATCAATAGATTTACTTTTGATAGTAGATAATAAATTATCAGTTTATCAGAAGGAATTCTGCTATAAACTCCCTAATTTATAATCTGAAACATGGCTACTCCTAcggctttatttttctcacagaGGCAGGGTAAAACTCCTTTCAGTTGCATGGGGGGGAATTCAGAATCAAGAAAAACTATCTACTT
Protein-coding regions in this window:
- the PCLAF gene encoding PCNA-associated factor isoform X2, whose amino-acid sequence is MVRTKADSVPGTYRKVVASRAPRKVLGSSTSASNSASLSSRKVENKYAGGNPVCVRPTPKWQKGIGEFFGLSPKDSDKENRIPEEAGSSGLGKAKRKKTQ
- the PCLAF gene encoding PCNA-associated factor isoform X1; this translates as MVRTKADSVPGTYRKVVASRAPRKVLGSSTSASNSASLSSRKVENKYAGGNPVCVRPTPKWQKGIGEFFGLSPKDSDKENRIPEEAGSSGLGKAKRKARPLPPDHTDDEKE